Proteins from a single region of Streptomyces sp. HUAS 15-9:
- a CDS encoding DUF6461 domain-containing protein produces MTSVTAHDYAWIRSSSWFRYALHTGYTLTLVRGVSPGDVQRVMAATPKGTCTGVDAFIERQDELLDGTDYCEESFISGAFTVPGADEDWTLVLHFDGGIGMQPRFLEALSAGGRAVTHSSNGGKPIHLFHWYEDGELRTTFEWATAKDGSTPDALTTLMREVGWTLDSLAAAAWAEGIEVGRSQVRRIQLAEGVRWRRARSWTRSKDPDFVPRGRGSSASTPTRPSVRR; encoded by the coding sequence GTGACTTCGGTAACCGCACATGACTACGCCTGGATACGTTCGTCCTCGTGGTTCCGCTACGCGCTCCATACCGGCTACACCCTGACCCTGGTGCGGGGCGTCTCGCCGGGGGACGTGCAGCGGGTGATGGCGGCGACGCCGAAGGGCACGTGTACAGGGGTGGACGCGTTCATCGAGCGGCAGGACGAACTACTTGACGGGACGGACTACTGCGAAGAGTCCTTCATCTCGGGTGCGTTCACCGTGCCGGGCGCCGACGAAGACTGGACACTGGTCCTGCACTTCGACGGCGGCATAGGGATGCAGCCACGCTTTCTGGAGGCCCTGTCGGCAGGCGGGCGCGCAGTGACGCACTCCAGCAACGGAGGCAAACCCATCCACCTCTTCCATTGGTACGAGGACGGAGAACTCCGGACCACCTTCGAGTGGGCGACGGCAAAGGATGGCAGCACCCCCGACGCCCTGACCACCCTGATGCGTGAGGTTGGATGGACCTTGGATTCCCTGGCCGCAGCAGCGTGGGCTGAAGGGATCGAGGTGGGCCGTTCACAGGTCCGCCGCATCCAGCTGGCCGAAGGGGTGCGCTGGCGCCGCGCCCGGTCCTGGACACGGTCGAAGGACCCGGACTTCGTCCCAAGAGGACGAGGATCATCGGCCTCTACACCCACCCGCCCGTCGGTGCGACGGTGA
- a CDS encoding cytochrome b N-terminal domain-containing protein: MSGPGEGGAATGPYKNVSAGGGWTGAVRRRAVAALPPDKLLPDTQPAYMTSWIYVFGVLTVASLIVVLVTGGVLALKGPAWWHVSASGRYVNSLHLWSVELLMFFMVIHLWGKFFMAAWRGRRALTWVTGAVCFFASIGTAFTGYLVQQNFDSQWIAGQAKDGLNSVGIGAFFNVLDFGQMLMWHVVLLPFVLGLLTAWHILLVRRRGIVPPIGATDPTAGGTASPAPGGTPR; encoded by the coding sequence ATGAGCGGTCCGGGTGAGGGCGGCGCGGCCACCGGGCCGTACAAGAACGTATCCGCCGGGGGAGGCTGGACCGGAGCGGTCCGGCGCAGGGCGGTCGCGGCACTGCCCCCGGACAAGTTGCTGCCGGACACCCAGCCGGCATACATGACCTCGTGGATCTACGTCTTCGGCGTGCTCACGGTGGCATCGCTCATCGTGGTGCTCGTCACCGGCGGGGTGCTCGCGCTGAAGGGACCCGCGTGGTGGCACGTCTCCGCGTCCGGGAGGTATGTGAACAGCCTGCACCTGTGGAGCGTCGAATTGCTCATGTTCTTCATGGTCATCCACCTGTGGGGCAAGTTCTTCATGGCCGCTTGGCGCGGCCGGCGGGCATTGACATGGGTCACCGGCGCGGTGTGCTTCTTCGCATCGATCGGCACCGCCTTCACCGGTTACCTGGTCCAGCAGAACTTCGATTCGCAGTGGATCGCCGGGCAGGCCAAGGACGGGCTCAACTCCGTTGGTATCGGCGCCTTCTTCAACGTGCTGGACTTCGGGCAGATGCTGATGTGGCACGTCGTGCTGCTCCCGTTCGTCCTCGGCCTGCTGACCGCCTGGCACATCCTCCTCGTCCGGCGGCGCGGAATCGTGCCGCCCATCGGGGCGACGGATCCCACGGCCGGTGGCACGGCCTCGCCTGCGCCGGGGGGAACGCCGCGATGA
- a CDS encoding ABC transporter permease — MNTLIRTELLKLRTIRSPWLLLTAAPLLVVAGTSGLVVSGDRALDATAQSQALAHVGLASLFTLVFGILAVAGEYRHQTITDTYLTTPARGPVIGAKLLVYTVFGALAGVVSALVGLGVAATWWAGKGASFAWGDSAMWTTIGGGITWNAAFAAIGVGVGALIRSLVGAIAVALAWVALVEGIVGQLIGDLARWLPFNAGQALGAAAEPMMTRDLLPRWGGGTVLVVYTLVFAILAVGTSVRRDVS; from the coding sequence ATGAACACCCTGATCCGCACCGAGCTACTGAAACTGCGCACCATCCGCAGCCCATGGCTGCTGCTGACCGCGGCCCCCTTGCTGGTCGTGGCGGGCACCAGCGGTCTGGTCGTCTCCGGCGACCGGGCGCTCGACGCCACCGCGCAGAGCCAGGCCCTCGCGCACGTGGGCCTGGCCTCGCTGTTCACCCTGGTGTTCGGGATCCTCGCGGTCGCCGGGGAGTACCGGCACCAGACGATCACGGACACCTATCTGACCACGCCCGCGCGCGGGCCCGTCATCGGCGCGAAGCTCCTGGTCTACACAGTCTTCGGAGCACTGGCCGGAGTGGTCAGCGCTCTCGTCGGCCTCGGAGTCGCGGCCACCTGGTGGGCCGGCAAGGGCGCGTCCTTCGCATGGGGGGACTCCGCGATGTGGACCACGATCGGCGGCGGCATCACCTGGAACGCGGCGTTCGCCGCCATCGGCGTGGGCGTTGGCGCACTCATCCGCAGCCTGGTCGGCGCGATTGCCGTCGCGCTGGCGTGGGTCGCCCTGGTCGAGGGCATCGTCGGCCAGCTGATCGGCGATCTCGCCCGCTGGCTGCCGTTCAACGCCGGCCAGGCGCTCGGCGCAGCCGCCGAGCCCATGATGACGCGTGACCTGCTGCCGCGCTGGGGTGGCGGCACTGTCCTGGTGGTCTACACCCTGGTCTTCGCGATCCTGGCCGTAGGTACGAGCGTGCGACGCGACGTGTCGTAA